The stretch of DNA GAAGGGGTTGCCATTTGCCAAGGAGGCAAACGGATGGCGGCCCGGCACCTCTTCCTCCAAAGTTGCCGCATCTACTCTACCTCAGCCTCAGCTGAGGACATGGTCATCTCCTCCCTCCGCTTCCTCCCCTCCCCTACCATTACCAATCCACCTCCAATCCCTACTATTCTTCATTCTACCGACTCTCCTCCTGACCCCCATCCACCGCTTACCTCCATGCTCCTATCTGCCGCAGATCGCCTCCGTGGGGTCTTCCTCCGCAAGCCCCCTGGGCGCACTGCGCTCCACCAGGCGCTATCCTCAACAGGCATTGGTGCTGCCATGGCGCTCTCACCAGATGTTCTTGCCAATGTTGTCAACGCCGGCGACCTCAGTGGTGCCGCTACTGTCACTTTCTTCGATTGGGCGGTCACTAATTCCAAGCCTCCCCCATCCGTCCACACCTGCAACATTGTCATCAGGGCATTGGGGAGGAAGAAATTCTTTGATTTTCTGGATGATGCCCTTCAGATCATGCGCAGAAACAACATCTTTCCAGACCTGACCACGCTGGAGATCATCATTGATAGCCTAGTTGCCGCCAGGCATGTCAGTAGGGCTGTTGAGGTGCTCAGTACTGATCAATTTGGATTTGGGATTGGGAAAGCTTGCCACAAAAAGGAGGCATTTACTGTCCTCATCAGGTGTCTTTGCCGGAGGTCACATGTTGGCCTTGCTAGCTCACTCTTGCAAGCTGCTCGTAAGGAGTTGCTTGGTCTTGATTGCAATGTGTACAATGATGTTATGGGTGGCTGGGCGAGGTTTGGGAGTGTTGATAAATTGCAGGAGGTTTGGACAAAGATGCAGGAGGATGGGCTGGTTCCAAATGAGGTTTCACATTGCCATCTAATTGAGGGATTGGGTAGAGCCGGGCAGACTGAAGATGCACTCAGGGAgtttgagaatatggtacatgaGA from Sorghum bicolor cultivar BTx623 chromosome 8, Sorghum_bicolor_NCBIv3, whole genome shotgun sequence encodes:
- the LOC8076624 gene encoding putative pentatricopeptide repeat-containing protein At5g43820, which gives rise to MAARHLFLQSCRIYSTSASAEDMVISSLRFLPSPTITNPPPIPTILHSTDSPPDPHPPLTSMLLSAADRLRGVFLRKPPGRTALHQALSSTGIGAAMALSPDVLANVVNAGDLSGAATVTFFDWAVTNSKPPPSVHTCNIVIRALGRKKFFDFLDDALQIMRRNNIFPDLTTLEIIIDSLVAARHVSRAVEVLSTDQFGFGIGKACHKKEAFTVLIRCLCRRSHVGLASSLLQAARKELLGLDCNVYNDVMGGWARFGSVDKLQEVWTKMQEDGLVPNEVSHCHLIEGLGRAGQTEDALREFENMVHERYGPTTMAYNALIFNFISVGDLDSCIKYYKDMLEKNCPPNIDTYSKMVKAFLKGRRVADALQMFDDMLVQGVLPNTGMITSFINPLCTFGPPHAALMIYKKSRKAGCVISLKAYKLLLERLAKFGKSGIVLDIWEEMQECGYQPDKEIYEFIVNGLCNVGKVDAAVSVVEESLRNGFCLGRVVYSKLNNKLLEMDKVETAYNLFKKVKHARALTNSRNYCRANGWHS